Proteins encoded within one genomic window of Bombus terrestris chromosome 11, iyBomTerr1.2, whole genome shotgun sequence:
- the LOC100646513 gene encoding regulatory-associated protein of mTOR isoform X1, with protein MSVIASKPCHEKENLKSTEEDDWKMQLAFCKPRHTATIEGVNCITQTWRMKERMKTVSVALVLCLNVGVDPPDIVKTQPCARLECWIDPLSVSPQKALETIGSNLQKQYERWQPRARYKQSLDPTVEEVKKLCTSLRRNAKEERVLFHYNGHGVPKPTSNGEIWVFNRTYTQYIPLSVYDLQTWMGAPSIYVYDCSNAGIIVESFQQFAEQHEKEYEMEKQAVQQNRATGVASATAPSYKNCIQLAACAANQILPMNPDLPADIFTSCLTTPIKIALRWFVMQNTSKLVPKISLDLIDKIPGQLTDRRTMLGELNWIFTAITDTIAWNTLPRDLFQRLFRQDLLVASLFRNFLLAERILRSYDCTPVSCPKLPPTYQHPMWQAWDLALDLCLAQLPSILENEDQFIHSPFFEEQLTAFQVWLTLGSKNRNPPEQLPIVLQVLLSQVHRLRALELLGRFLDLGPWAVNLALSVGIFPYVLKLLQSNARELRPLLVFIWAKILAVDSTCQADLVRDGGHKYFLSVLQDTSIPSEHRTLAAFVLASIVNDYRPGQVAANHGSLVSICLEQLGDSNALLRQWLCLCLARLWHNYDKARWCGVRDIAHEKLFILLQDPVPEVRAASVYALGTFINSVTTRSEHANNIDQIIAMTLINTVSHDMCPLVRKELVVALQWMVLHFENSFVTLALAEENSRKDLVVETLSPFSGMRRISSRDRLKMLSPNNTYSVDSTDGFGQDRIKRVSSSSSISSLGNNWEFVRKPCESLGHSSLGNLPSLSYGSVYMKLWHGLCSLDNDPHPVVATMSQKVTNHIRNQVKESSAPKEVIETKISSSLSLPPSPSNRTTYLSNSKGESPPTVNSGTDLLRSSRIPLHGNRSRKPIPNTISEEADEVAGIKTPLTTSQFVEWSCAQFAQPVSLEIETESMNDMESRAHYEREWRYLRNKKQRCDAREEQLRAVQSRVESQVFHTRCSHSPEVLTFHPFEPHLAVALKDYFGVWDCQTGTKLTYCASHGNKMSRITALEFINAHDITLLMAGSDDGSVRVWKNYSSMLNRDPVLLTAWQAMADIQPATKATTATAGLVTKWEQRSLTLAVTGDVRIVRLWDAETELKKQDIPTGADCCATCVDVDGIGAMMAVGCGDGSVRLFDRRLPPLESRVMIWREHTAWVLGTSLRKCERSAPQLFTGSSSGDIRIFDLRKNSSVSTVQITQGITALAAHEMADIFACGSTNHCISVYNTMGQHLNTIKFHEGFMATRISPVSCLSFHPYRVILAAGCVDNTITAYASESRR; from the exons ATGTCAGTAATTGCCTCAAAGCCATGCCacgagaaagaaaatttgaaatcgacGGAGGAGGACGATTGGAAAATGCAGCTTGCATTTTGCAAACCACGGCATACAGCGACAATTGAAGGCGTAAATTGCATTACACAGACATGGAGGATGAAAGAACGG aTGAAAACTGTGAGCGTGGCTCTAGTTTTATGTTTAAACGTTGGTGTTGATCCACCGGACATTGTCAAGACGCAACCGTGCGCACGTCTCGAGTGTTGGATCG atcCTCTGTCAGTAAGTCCACAGAAAGCTTTAGAAACTATAGGTTCTAATTTACAAAAACAGTATGAACGATGGCAACCAAGAGCTCGTTACAAACAAAGTTTAGACCCCACTGTTGAAGAAGTTAAAAAATTGTGTACTTCTTTGAGACGAAATGCAAAGGAGGAAAGAGTTCTTTTTCATTATAATGGTCATGGTGTTCCTAAACCTACTAGTAATGGTGAAATTTGGGTATTTAATAGA ACATATACACAATACATTCCTTTGTCTGTATATGATTTACAGACATGGATGGGTGCACCTAGCATCTATGTATATGACTGCTCCAATGCAGGTATCATTGTAGAGTCTTTTCAACAATTTGCAGAGCAACACGAGAAAGAATATGAG ATGGAAAAGCAGGCAGTTCAGCAAAATCGTGCAACTGGAGTTGCAAGTGCCACTGCACCATCCTATAAAAATTGTATCCAATTGGCAGCATGCGCTGCTAATCAAATTTTACCTATGAATCCAGACTTACCTGCAGACATATTTACATCATGTCTTACAACTCCAATAAAAATAGCATTGCGAtg GTTTGTCATGCAAAATACATCAAAGTTGGTACCAAAAATATCACTAGATTTAATTGACAA AATTCCAGGACAATTGACTGATAGAAGAACAATGTTAGGGGAACTTAATTGGATTTTTACAGCAATTACTGACACTATTGCATGGAACACATTGCCAAGAG ATTTATTTCAGAGATTATTCAGGCAAGATTTATTAGTAGCTagtttatttagaaatttcttaCTTGCTGAAAGAATACTTCGCTCATATGACTGCACTCCAGTTTCTTGCCCAAAATTACCACCTACTTATCag CACCCTATGTGGCAGGCATGGGATTTGGCACTTGATCTCTGCTTAGCACAATTGCCATCTATTCTTGAAAATGAAGATCAATTTATACATTCACCCTTTTTTGAAGAACAATTGACAGCCTTTCAAGTATGGCTTACACTAGGTTCTAAGAATCGCAATCCTCCAGAGCAACTGCCAATAGTACTACAAGTGTTATTAAGTCAAGTTCATAGACTAAGAGCGTTAGAGTTATTAGGGCGTTTTCTTGATCTTGGTCCATGGGCAGTGAACTTGGCTCTTAGTGTAGGCATTTTTCCATATGTTTTAAAATTACTTCAAAGTAATGCCAGAGAACTACGTCCACTACTTGTTTTCATTTGGGCAAAGATTCTTGCAGTTGATAGT actTGTCAAGCAGATCTCGTACGAGATGGAGggcataaatattttttatctgttCTTCAGGATACTTCTATACCG AGTGAACATAGGACGTTAGCGGCATTTGTTTTGGCTAGCATTGTAAACGATTATCGACCGGGTCAAGTCGCTGCAAATCATGGCAGTCTCGTATCAATTTGTCTGGAACAACTTGGAGATTCAAATGCTTTATTACGACAATGGCTATGTTTGTGTCTCGCGAGACTTTGGCATAATTATGACAAAGCAAGATGGTGTGGAGTCAGAGACATTGCCCACGAAAAACTGTTTATATTATTACAGGACCCAGTTCCTGAG gtTCGAGCGGCGAGTGTTTATGCTTTGGGAACATTCATAAATAGTGTAACAACACGAAGTGAACATGCAAATAATATTGATCAAATTATAGCTATGACGCTTATTAATACTGTGTCTCATGACATGTGTCCCTTAGTTAGAAAA GAATTAGTAGTAGCACTTCAGTGGATGGTAttacattttgaaaattcgtTTGTAACATTAGCATTGGCTGAAGAAAATAGTCGAAAAGATCTCGTAGTGGAAACGTTATCGCCATTTAGCGGAATGAGACGTATTAGTTCTAGAGATAGGTTGAAAATGCTTTCTCCGAACAACACATACAGTGTGGATAGTACAGATGGATTTGGTCAGGATCGTATTAAAAgagtgtcgtcgtcgtcgtctatTAGTAGCTTAG GAAATAATTGGGAGTTCGTGAGGAAACCTTGCGAGTCACTTG gGCACAGTTCTCTTGGAAATTTACCAAGTCTTTCCTATGGTAGTGTATATATGAAATTGTGGCATGGATTATGCAGTCTTGACAATGATCCTCATCCTGTGGTTGCTACTATGTCTCAGAAGGTCACAAATCATATTCGAAATCAG GTCAAAGAATCCTCTGCACCTAAGGAagtaattgaaacaaaaatatcttCGTCACTGTCTCTTCCGCCTTCTCCATCAAATCGTACCACATATTTAAG taatagcaAAGGAGAATCACCACCTACAGTAAACTCTGGGACAGATTTATTACGTTCGTCGAGAATACCATTGCATGGCAATCGTTCAAGGAAACCAATTCCCAACACA ATTTCAGAAGAAGCAGATGAAGTTGCTGGAATTAAAACACCATTAACTACTTCACAATTTGTTGAGTGGAGTTGTGCTCAATTTGCTCAGCCTGTTAGTTTAGAAATTGAAACTGAATCAATGAATGACATGGAAAGTAGAGCACATTATGAAAGAGAATGGCG ATACTtaagaaataagaaacaaaGATGTGATGCAAGAGAAGAACAATTACGTGCAGTACAAAGTAGGGTAGaatcacaagtatttcatacaAGGTGTTCACATTCTCCAGAAGTTTTAACATTTCATCCTTTTGAACCTCATTTGGCTGTAGCATTGAAAGATTATTTCGG ggTATGGGATTGTCAAACCGGTACAAAGTTAACTTATTGTGCAAGTCATGGAAATAAAATGTCTCGTATTACAGCGCTGGAGTTTATTAATgctcacgatataacgttattaatggCTGGATCTGACGATGGTTCGGTTAGAGTGTGGAAAAATTATAGTAGTATGTTAAATCGCGATCCAGTTTTACTTACTGCTTGGCAAGCAATGGCTGATATACAACCTGCTACAAAAGCAACTACCG CAACAGCTGGATTAGTTACTAAGTGGGAGCAAAGATCCCTTACATTGGCTGTAACAGGTGATGTTCGTATTGTCAGACTTTGGGATGCAGAGACTGAATTAAAGAAACAAGATATACCAACAGGTGCTGATTGTTGTGCTACATGCGTTGATGTCGATGGTATAG GTGCCATGATGGCAGTAGGTTGTGGAGATGGTTCAGTTCGTTTATTTGATAGAAGATTGCCCCCTTTAGAATCAAGAGTTATGATTTGGAGAGAGCATACAGCATGGGTGCTAGGCACATCTTTGAGAAAATGTGAAAGATCTGCACCGCAACTGTTCACTGGATCATCTTCAGGAGATATTAGAATATTTGATCTTAGAAAAAATTCTTCTGTGAGCACTGTACAGATAACACAAGGTATTACAGCATTGGCAGCACATGAAATGGCTGATATTTTTGCGTG TGGATCAACGAATCACTGTATAAGTGTATATAACACTATGGGTCAACACCTAAACACAATAAAATTTCATGAAGGATTTATGGCCACTCGTATTAGTCCAGTAAGTTGTCTAAGTTTTCATCCCTATCGTGTGATTCTAGCAGCTGGTTGCGTAGACAATACTATCACAGCATATGCGTCTGAATCACGCAGATGA